GTGTATTCTTTAATTTGTTTAGAGTATGTAAGTTATAAGTTTAGTATTAGTAAACCTTTTTGCAGTTTTGGAGGTACTATGAATATTGGTAATAAAATTAAGAATTTAAGACTTCAACAAAGCCTTACCCAAGAAGAGCTTGCAAACAGGTGTGAGTTATCTAAGGGCTTTATTTCTCAACTCGAAAATGACCTAACCAGTCCATCTATAGCAACTTTAAAAGATATTTTATTAGTGCTAGGCACAGACTTACAAGAATTTTTTAATGAAAAAGAAACCAAACAAATTGTATATAAAAAAAGAGATGTGTTTGTAAAACAAGAAGAAGAGCTTAAACACAATATAAGCTGGCTAATCCCTAACTCTCAAAAAAATGCCATGGAGCCTATATTATTCGAACTAGCAGAGAACGGCAGAACCAAAGATTTACATCCCCACGAAGGTGAAATATTTGCTTATGTACTAACAGGCAGAATTGAGTTATGGCTAGGTACAAAAAAATATAGGGTATCACGTGGTGAGAGTTTTTATCTTTTACGACCCCGAAAGGTACATCATATTGTTAACGCTGCAAGTAAAACATCAAAATTTATTTGGGTATCAACACCCCCAGTTTTTTAGGAGAGCTAAATATGGCTGAAAAATTAATTGAATTAAAAAACTTGTCAAAAAAATATGCTGATAACTTAGTTGTAAATAATATTAATTTAGATATCTATAAAAATCAGTTCATAACCTTGTTAGGCCCAAGTGGCTGTGGTAAAACTACTATTTTAAGAATGATAGCAGGCTTTGAGGAAATAACTAGTGGCACTATATTATTTCAAGGTCAAGATATAAATAATATTCCTGCCCATGAGCGACAAATAAATACGGTTTTTCAAAACTACGCCTTATTTCCACATTTAAACATTTACGATAATATTGCTTTTGGTTTAAAACTAAAAAAACTACCTAAAAATGAAATTGAAAATAGAGTAACAAAGGCACTAAAAATGGTAAAACTAACTGGCTATGATAAACGCTCAATACATGCTTTAAGTGGTGGTCAGCAACAACGAGTTGCCTTGGCTAGAGCAATTGTTAATAGACCTAAACTTTTATTGTTAGATGAACCTTTATCTGCCCTTGATTTAAAATTAAGAAAAGATATGCAATATGAAATAAAAGATATGCAACATGACTTAGGTATTACCTTTATTTATGTAACACATGATCAAGAAGAGGCCTTAACAATGTCGGATAAAATTGTTGTTATGAACGATGGTGTTATTCAGCAAATAGGAGCTCCTCAGCATATTTACAACGAACCAATTAATAAATTTGTGGCATCATTTATTGGTGAAAGCAATATTATGCCAGGTGTTTATAAAGGCAATAAACAGGTAGAGTTTTCTGGGGTTGTATTTGATTGTGTAGATGAAGATTTTACAGCAGGAGAACAGGTAGATGTGGTAATTAGACCCGAAGATTTTGATGTGGTTGTTAGCGATTTAGGTAAAATAACGGGGCGTGTTGATGATATTGTATTTAAGGGTGTTCATTACGAACTATGTGTAATAGTTGAAGATAAAGAGCTGATTGTACACACCTTAGAAAGCCCAAATATAGGAGATATTATCGGGCTAAATGTAGATAAATATGAAATACATTTAATGAAGGTAAGCTAATGAAAGAGCTGCGTAAACTAGCTCTACCCTATAAGTGGGTAATGATCTTATTAGTGGTGATTCCTATTTTAATAATGATATTTTTGTCATT
This Clostridium sp. 'deep sea' DNA region includes the following protein-coding sequences:
- a CDS encoding helix-turn-helix domain-containing protein; this translates as MNIGNKIKNLRLQQSLTQEELANRCELSKGFISQLENDLTSPSIATLKDILLVLGTDLQEFFNEKETKQIVYKKRDVFVKQEEELKHNISWLIPNSQKNAMEPILFELAENGRTKDLHPHEGEIFAYVLTGRIELWLGTKKYRVSRGESFYLLRPRKVHHIVNAASKTSKFIWVSTPPVF
- a CDS encoding ABC transporter ATP-binding protein, which translates into the protein MAEKLIELKNLSKKYADNLVVNNINLDIYKNQFITLLGPSGCGKTTILRMIAGFEEITSGTILFQGQDINNIPAHERQINTVFQNYALFPHLNIYDNIAFGLKLKKLPKNEIENRVTKALKMVKLTGYDKRSIHALSGGQQQRVALARAIVNRPKLLLLDEPLSALDLKLRKDMQYEIKDMQHDLGITFIYVTHDQEEALTMSDKIVVMNDGVIQQIGAPQHIYNEPINKFVASFIGESNIMPGVYKGNKQVEFSGVVFDCVDEDFTAGEQVDVVIRPEDFDVVVSDLGKITGRVDDIVFKGVHYELCVIVEDKELIVHTLESPNIGDIIGLNVDKYEIHLMKVS